One Gordonia mangrovi genomic region harbors:
- a CDS encoding MFS transporter: MTAPPRPAQAMAIWLVGLAVYFVAVFHRSSLAVAGLLAADRFDITASQLSTFVVLQLLIYALMQVPVGLLVDRFGPRRVLLTGTLILTCAQLSFAFADNYVWALSSRFFVGIGDAMTFVCVLRLVTAWFPVRRIPLMTQLTGVFGQLGAVAAAVPMTWALSALGWTHAYLATAALGAVLLVATLVVVRDSVEQRSMSGPMLGLAGIKDSLVSSWGHPGTRLGFWMHFSTQFSATVLGLLWGYPFFVEGQGVSSAAAGVLLTIMVLSIMAFGPVFAGLITRWPWHRSTLVLLVVASIAGAWAVVLAWPGPAPYWLLVILVVICGMGGPASIIGFDLARTSNPVVRVSTATGIINQGGFFASLTTVALIGLILDWRTPDDVAGYPADAFTWAMSAQFLLWGIGVTQIWRYRRKGRARLLRDDPELWSQQSGRPVPG, encoded by the coding sequence ATGACCGCCCCACCGCGCCCGGCCCAGGCGATGGCGATCTGGCTCGTCGGGCTCGCCGTCTACTTCGTCGCCGTGTTCCATCGCTCGTCGCTGGCCGTCGCCGGTCTGCTCGCGGCCGATCGCTTCGACATCACCGCGTCGCAGCTGTCGACGTTCGTGGTGCTGCAGCTGCTGATCTACGCGCTCATGCAGGTACCCGTGGGGCTACTGGTGGATCGGTTCGGACCGCGCCGGGTGCTGCTCACCGGCACGTTGATCCTCACCTGCGCGCAGCTGAGCTTCGCGTTCGCCGACAACTACGTGTGGGCGTTGTCGTCGCGATTCTTCGTCGGCATCGGCGACGCGATGACGTTCGTGTGTGTCCTGCGGCTGGTGACCGCCTGGTTCCCGGTCCGCCGCATCCCGCTGATGACCCAGCTCACCGGGGTGTTCGGACAGCTCGGGGCGGTCGCCGCGGCGGTGCCGATGACGTGGGCGCTGTCGGCGTTGGGCTGGACACACGCCTACCTCGCCACCGCTGCGCTCGGGGCCGTGCTGCTGGTCGCCACGCTGGTGGTGGTCCGCGACTCCGTGGAGCAGCGCTCGATGTCGGGACCGATGCTCGGCCTGGCCGGCATCAAGGACAGCCTCGTTTCGTCGTGGGGGCACCCCGGCACCCGCCTCGGGTTCTGGATGCACTTCTCGACGCAGTTCAGCGCGACCGTGCTGGGCTTGCTGTGGGGGTACCCGTTCTTCGTCGAGGGACAGGGCGTCAGTTCGGCGGCGGCCGGTGTGCTGCTGACCATCATGGTGCTCTCGATCATGGCGTTCGGTCCCGTCTTCGCCGGGCTGATCACTCGATGGCCGTGGCATCGGTCGACCCTCGTGCTGCTCGTGGTCGCCTCGATCGCCGGGGCCTGGGCGGTGGTGCTGGCGTGGCCCGGACCGGCACCCTATTGGCTGCTGGTCATCCTGGTGGTGATCTGCGGCATGGGCGGCCCGGCGTCGATCATCGGCTTCGACCTGGCCCGCACGTCGAATCCGGTGGTCCGGGTCAGCACTGCCACCGGGATCATCAACCAGGGCGGATTCTTCGCCAGCCTCACCACTGTGGCGCTGATCGGCCTGATCCTCGATTGGCGCACCCCCGACGACGTGGCGGGCTACCCCGCCGACGCCTTCACCTGGGCGATGTCGGCGCAGTTCCTGCTGTGGGGGATCGGCGTGACGCAGATCTGGCGCTATCGGCGCAAAGGCCGCGCGCGTCTACTGCGCGACGACCCGGAACTCTGGTCACAGCAGTCGGGTCGGCCGGTGCCGGGCTGA
- a CDS encoding DUF5995 family protein, with translation MRGTVRGAFVGGVILCAAVVEPVQPVSGAPSAWAAACGVPLSATEVSEIVSLSDLDTLPSSPTLPRLEATASRLNRITEILVQHRDWRATFALGLDALEQEAVLPLQRTESAFDDPDYAHRLSIAVMSQFLVNLHGEFASGHVEPRWARHFALAHDCSLSLGRVAMTGYNAHFTVDMPRAVAAIGSRPDNARDYFTVLDTIGRNTHVIVDRTKAVFGNALGPVLDVLSFNGFTTAGFGGFNAINFANGLALQNPSLRGATEAAIGAQWKSVDVAVQVL, from the coding sequence GTGCGCGGAACAGTGCGCGGCGCTTTCGTTGGCGGCGTGATCCTGTGTGCGGCGGTCGTCGAGCCGGTGCAGCCCGTGTCCGGCGCGCCGTCGGCCTGGGCGGCCGCCTGCGGTGTACCGCTCAGCGCCACCGAGGTGTCCGAGATCGTCAGCTTGTCCGACCTCGACACCCTGCCCAGCAGCCCGACCTTGCCACGGCTGGAGGCCACAGCCTCGCGCCTCAACAGGATCACCGAAATCCTTGTTCAGCACAGGGATTGGCGCGCGACGTTCGCACTCGGCCTGGATGCCCTCGAACAGGAGGCGGTGCTGCCACTGCAACGCACCGAGTCGGCGTTCGACGATCCCGACTATGCCCACCGGCTCAGCATCGCGGTGATGAGCCAGTTCCTGGTGAACCTGCACGGGGAGTTCGCTTCCGGCCACGTCGAGCCGCGCTGGGCGCGCCACTTCGCGCTGGCCCACGACTGCAGCCTGTCGCTCGGACGCGTGGCGATGACCGGATACAACGCGCACTTCACCGTGGACATGCCCCGCGCTGTCGCCGCGATCGGTTCCCGGCCGGACAACGCACGCGACTACTTCACGGTCCTCGACACGATCGGGCGCAACACACATGTCATCGTCGACCGCACCAAAGCGGTTTTCGGCAATGCTCTCGGCCCAGTCCTCGATGTCTTGTCATTCAACGGGTTCACCACTGCCGGCTTCGGCGGTTTCAACGCGATCAACTTCGCCAACGGCCTGGCGTTACAGAACCCGAGCCTGCGTGGAGCGACCGAGGCCGCAATAGGCGCGCAGTGGAAGTCCGTCGACGTCGCCGTTCAGGTCCTGTAA
- a CDS encoding YoaK family protein has translation MRLFRRRELGLAIVLSGIAGFVDAIGFVHLGGYFLSFMSGNTTRMAAGVAQFRWEVVGITAGLVGSFFLGVIVGAVAARVSSSRMGVLWLVCTVLLAAAAVAQAGFDTASMGVMAASMGMMNSVFQRDGEVTVGLTYMTGTLVKAGQRLVDAFAGGPRWLWLRYLSLWAGLAVGAILGALAYRGLGIDVLWLAAGVTIVIAAATTFLRPRLPQRPVRMTEQEFPH, from the coding sequence GTGCGGCTGTTTCGTCGACGCGAGTTGGGGCTGGCCATCGTGCTGTCCGGGATCGCCGGGTTCGTGGATGCGATCGGCTTCGTCCACCTCGGCGGCTACTTCCTGTCGTTCATGAGTGGCAACACGACCCGGATGGCAGCGGGCGTGGCGCAGTTCCGGTGGGAGGTCGTCGGCATCACGGCCGGGTTGGTGGGGTCGTTCTTCCTCGGTGTGATCGTCGGCGCGGTGGCCGCCCGGGTGAGCAGCTCGCGGATGGGCGTGTTGTGGCTGGTGTGCACCGTCCTGCTGGCCGCCGCGGCCGTGGCGCAGGCGGGTTTCGACACCGCCTCGATGGGGGTGATGGCCGCATCGATGGGGATGATGAACTCGGTGTTCCAGCGTGACGGCGAGGTGACCGTGGGGCTGACCTACATGACCGGCACCCTCGTCAAGGCCGGCCAGCGGCTCGTCGACGCCTTCGCGGGCGGTCCACGCTGGCTGTGGCTGCGCTACCTGTCGCTGTGGGCCGGACTCGCCGTCGGCGCCATCCTGGGTGCGCTCGCCTACCGCGGCCTGGGAATCGACGTGCTGTGGCTGGCGGCCGGGGTGACGATCGTCATCGCCGCAGCCACCACGTTCTTGCGGCCGCGCCTACCGCAGCGGCCGGTACGGATGACCGAGCAGGAGTTTCCTCACTGA
- a CDS encoding wax ester/triacylglycerol synthase domain-containing protein: MVAVSNDAPRMTQSDMFSWHMEQNPILRSTVVVVVLLDASPDWDRFLATVERAAQVLPAMRRKLVPDRGLAPARWVDDADFDLNWHVRRLDAPHPKNLDGVLEVARTAAMTAFDPARPMWEYTLLDGLEEDAAAAVVMKFHHSLTDGVGGVRIAAEIMDFERGGTEREPIASSDQIAPAPTLRDTVGWYASSGVTVVRQSVSSAARLGARMVVRPLRALRDVAGTAVSVARIVEPVTSTASPVMTERSTRRHLATLDVPVDALAAAGEAGGGTLNDAFLAGIVLGMRDYHRRHDAQIDHLRVTMPMNLRHEDDPLGGNRITLVRIRIPCDLDEPKKLIDRIHDIVMKWRLEPAVPLADPIAGALNVLPAAAVGAMLEHVDFLASDVPGSPVPLYLAGAKITRQYAFGPTIGAAFNVTLLSYVGDCCMGIDVDDAAVPDLDVLVESLATGFREVCET, from the coding sequence ATGGTTGCTGTGAGCAACGACGCCCCCCGGATGACCCAGTCGGACATGTTCTCCTGGCACATGGAGCAGAACCCGATTCTGCGCTCGACCGTGGTGGTTGTGGTGCTGCTCGACGCCTCCCCGGATTGGGATCGGTTCCTCGCCACGGTCGAACGCGCCGCGCAGGTGCTGCCGGCGATGCGCCGCAAACTCGTGCCCGACCGCGGACTCGCGCCGGCGCGGTGGGTCGACGACGCCGACTTCGACCTCAACTGGCACGTGCGCCGACTCGACGCCCCACATCCGAAGAACCTCGACGGGGTGCTCGAGGTCGCGCGGACCGCCGCGATGACCGCCTTCGACCCGGCGCGACCGATGTGGGAGTACACACTGCTCGACGGCCTCGAGGAGGATGCGGCGGCCGCGGTGGTGATGAAGTTCCATCACTCGCTGACCGACGGGGTCGGCGGGGTGCGCATCGCCGCGGAGATCATGGACTTCGAACGAGGCGGCACCGAGCGTGAGCCGATCGCGAGTTCCGACCAGATCGCGCCCGCGCCGACGTTGCGCGACACCGTCGGCTGGTACGCGTCCTCCGGTGTCACGGTCGTGCGCCAGTCGGTGTCGTCGGCGGCGCGGCTCGGTGCCCGCATGGTGGTCCGGCCGTTGCGGGCGTTGCGTGACGTCGCCGGAACGGCGGTGTCGGTCGCGCGGATCGTCGAACCGGTCACCTCCACGGCGTCGCCGGTGATGACCGAACGCAGCACCCGACGACATCTCGCCACCCTGGACGTCCCCGTCGACGCGCTGGCTGCCGCCGGAGAAGCCGGCGGCGGAACGCTCAACGACGCCTTCCTGGCCGGAATCGTGCTCGGGATGCGTGACTATCACCGACGCCACGATGCGCAGATCGATCACTTGCGCGTGACCATGCCGATGAACCTGCGCCACGAGGACGACCCGCTCGGCGGGAACCGGATCACGTTGGTGCGGATCCGGATTCCGTGCGATCTCGACGAACCGAAGAAACTGATCGACCGCATCCACGACATCGTGATGAAGTGGCGGCTGGAACCGGCGGTGCCGCTGGCCGACCCCATCGCCGGCGCGCTGAACGTGCTACCCGCCGCCGCGGTCGGAGCGATGCTCGAGCACGTCGACTTCCTCGCCTCCGACGTTCCCGGCTCGCCGGTCCCGTTGTACCTGGCGGGCGCGAAGATCACCCGGCAGTACGCGTTCGGCCCGACCATCGGTGCCGCCTTCAACGTGACCCTGCTGTCCTACGTCGGTGACTGCTGCATGGGGATCGACGTCGATGACGCGGCGGTCCCTGATCTCGACGTCCTGGTCGAGAGCCTCGCCACCGGTTTCCGAGAGGTGTGCGAGACCTGA
- a CDS encoding glycerol-3-phosphate 1-O-acyltransferase, which yields MHMTDEVVVLAETRTSVELRAVTDWASTAHPGAPVRRPDDVDFDALPPSTMLVPVRPVWLPAVRQGERRVTLGDVLVLSNPRRPVGLVQPLIRGRRPDSLRVVEGAPATIAELRERYARDLAEGAPFGKYVAVQASLSAERAERQIIGDRYKVPQLVAEQVSSSARFQAGAAKLAAELGRPTETVVAEAVDKLSGFVATQSRLMDDVFSATFDRLHERAWHVTVDLDTLNTLRTLNKSTGLVFLPSHRSYVDPLVLAKVLRSNDFPPTLVLGGNNLSFWPVGPVARRAGMIFIRRKFGSDPVYKFAMRSYLSYIVEKRFNLEWYIEGGRSRTGKLRKPMMGLLNYVVDAVTQLDSGDVTIVPTSIVYDQLQEIGAMAAEDAGGAKKPEGIGWLLRYAKAQRSYLGEARVRFGTPFSLRSALDDAGEGRARLEKVAFRVMDEINSATPISATSLAGFALLGAPDRAYTLAEIEAILVPLLDYIARRGLPGPDPARCRGVGLTQTMRVLAGNGVVSCFDGGSEPVWSIVPDNRAVAAYYRNGALHHFVNRAIVEVNMLAVAEGEVRATGDYATDEGLLAVAQREALRIRDLLKFEFFFPVKDEYFHRLAAELDLIAPEWRERIPTQEWTYEVLHGHTGALLARRTLQPFFDAQLVAATRLVQLGTAACDKADLIADCLGLGSQLSLQGIVRSKDSVSKDLYDGAYRLADNRDLIHGEGVTDLLAARQEWLDEVNLMRDRLARIAEIEDIQPALGQRDAR from the coding sequence GTGCACATGACCGACGAGGTCGTCGTTCTGGCGGAGACACGCACGTCCGTCGAGCTGCGGGCGGTTACCGACTGGGCGTCGACCGCCCACCCGGGTGCCCCGGTTCGCCGGCCGGACGATGTCGACTTCGATGCCCTGCCGCCATCGACGATGCTGGTGCCGGTACGGCCGGTGTGGCTGCCCGCGGTCCGCCAGGGCGAGCGCCGCGTCACGCTCGGCGACGTGCTGGTGCTGTCAAACCCGCGGCGTCCTGTGGGACTGGTGCAGCCGCTGATCCGCGGCCGGCGGCCGGACAGTCTGCGCGTCGTGGAAGGGGCGCCGGCGACCATCGCGGAACTCCGTGAGCGCTACGCCCGCGACCTCGCCGAGGGTGCACCGTTCGGGAAGTACGTCGCCGTCCAGGCATCCCTGTCGGCCGAGCGGGCCGAGCGGCAGATCATCGGGGACCGCTACAAGGTGCCGCAGCTGGTCGCCGAACAGGTCAGCAGTTCGGCACGGTTCCAGGCCGGTGCGGCGAAGCTGGCCGCCGAGCTCGGCCGGCCCACCGAAACGGTGGTGGCCGAGGCCGTCGACAAGCTGTCCGGCTTCGTGGCCACCCAGAGCCGGCTGATGGACGATGTGTTCTCCGCGACCTTCGATCGGCTGCACGAACGGGCGTGGCATGTCACGGTGGATCTGGACACGCTCAACACCCTGCGGACCCTGAACAAGTCGACCGGCCTGGTGTTCCTGCCGTCCCACCGGTCTTACGTCGATCCGTTGGTGTTGGCGAAAGTGCTGCGCAGCAACGATTTCCCACCCACTCTGGTCCTGGGCGGCAACAATCTGTCGTTCTGGCCGGTGGGCCCGGTCGCACGCCGGGCCGGCATGATCTTCATCCGACGGAAGTTCGGGTCGGACCCGGTCTACAAGTTCGCCATGCGGTCCTATCTCTCCTACATCGTCGAGAAGCGGTTCAACCTGGAGTGGTACATCGAGGGCGGCCGCAGTCGCACCGGCAAGCTGCGTAAACCGATGATGGGCCTGCTCAACTACGTCGTCGACGCGGTGACCCAACTCGACTCCGGCGACGTGACCATCGTGCCCACCTCGATCGTCTACGACCAGCTGCAGGAGATCGGCGCGATGGCCGCCGAGGACGCCGGCGGCGCCAAGAAGCCCGAGGGAATCGGGTGGCTGCTCCGATATGCCAAGGCCCAGCGCAGCTATCTCGGCGAAGCAAGAGTCCGCTTCGGCACGCCGTTCTCGCTGCGCTCGGCACTGGACGACGCCGGTGAGGGCCGCGCCCGACTGGAGAAGGTCGCGTTCCGCGTGATGGACGAGATCAATTCCGCCACACCGATATCGGCGACTTCGCTGGCCGGCTTCGCGCTGCTGGGTGCACCCGACCGCGCCTACACCCTGGCGGAGATCGAGGCGATTCTGGTGCCGCTGCTCGACTACATCGCGCGCCGCGGCCTACCCGGACCCGACCCGGCGCGTTGTCGCGGGGTGGGCCTGACCCAGACTATGCGGGTGCTGGCCGGCAACGGCGTGGTGAGCTGTTTCGACGGTGGGTCCGAGCCGGTCTGGTCGATCGTGCCGGACAACCGCGCGGTCGCCGCCTACTACCGCAACGGTGCGCTGCACCATTTCGTGAACCGGGCCATCGTCGAGGTCAACATGCTGGCGGTGGCCGAAGGTGAGGTCCGCGCCACCGGCGACTACGCCACCGATGAAGGCCTGCTGGCCGTGGCGCAGCGCGAAGCCCTGCGGATACGAGATCTGCTCAAGTTCGAGTTCTTCTTTCCGGTCAAGGACGAGTACTTCCACCGGCTCGCCGCCGAACTCGACCTGATCGCGCCGGAGTGGCGCGAGCGGATACCGACCCAGGAGTGGACGTATGAGGTCCTGCACGGTCACACCGGCGCCCTGCTCGCGCGGCGGACCCTGCAACCATTCTTCGATGCGCAGCTGGTGGCCGCCACACGGCTCGTCCAGCTGGGCACCGCCGCGTGCGACAAAGCCGACCTGATCGCCGACTGCCTGGGCCTCGGCAGCCAGCTGTCATTACAAGGCATTGTGCGCAGCAAGGATTCGGTGTCCAAGGACCTTTACGACGGCGCTTATCGACTCGCCGACAATCGCGATCTCATTCACGGCGAAGGTGTCACAGATCTTCTTGCCGCCCGTCAGGAGTGGCTCGACGAGGTGAACCTCATGCGTGATCGACTCGCTCGTATCGCCGAGATCGAGGACATCCAACCGGCGCTCGGACAGAGGGATGCCCGATGA
- a CDS encoding wax ester/triacylglycerol synthase domain-containing protein, whose translation MSDTADAGDAGDRPLDWANEPHMSPVDTIMWRGDTDRRMRGTICMLEIYDCAPDWDRLVAAHEWASRMAPRFRQRVVDSPFGTGTPSWAIDPEFDLHYHLRRIRIGGDGSMRELLSTCEQLAMTALDPARPPWEGTVIEGLPDGKAAYFLKGHHALTDGLGAILGLAQLHSPTREHNPSKPQPPNPEPDNITALDLLRRQFGEEVRRVPHRLDVAISGVRALAHPRRALSSALRYGRSVPRVAGLASPPGSPLLAHRSLSWRFSAFEVPFADLKAAAAATKASINDVYLAGLIGGFRLYHEKMGAPVDAIPVAIPISVRRPEDPAGGNRIAVGRLSGPVAIADPFERVLTIREQVRVARHEPAVDLFNTLGSVMAWLPGSLLMQFSGTTSQNDLQASNVPGIPWDTYVAGAKVERMFPFGPLPGCAMMATMITHNGTACLGLNSDGAAITDLELFADCLVAGFGEVLALAADDDLAAGVLRRVV comes from the coding sequence ATGAGTGACACGGCTGATGCCGGCGATGCGGGTGATCGCCCGCTGGACTGGGCGAATGAGCCCCATATGAGCCCGGTGGACACCATCATGTGGCGCGGTGACACCGACCGGCGCATGCGCGGCACCATCTGCATGCTGGAGATCTACGACTGCGCCCCGGATTGGGATCGGCTGGTCGCCGCCCACGAGTGGGCGAGCCGGATGGCCCCGCGGTTCCGTCAGCGTGTGGTCGACTCACCGTTCGGCACCGGAACACCCAGCTGGGCAATCGATCCCGAGTTCGATCTGCATTACCACCTGCGCCGGATCCGGATCGGCGGAGACGGCAGCATGCGTGAGCTGTTGTCCACCTGCGAGCAGCTCGCCATGACCGCGCTCGACCCCGCCCGCCCGCCGTGGGAGGGCACGGTGATCGAAGGTCTGCCCGACGGAAAGGCCGCCTATTTCCTGAAGGGACATCACGCACTGACCGACGGACTGGGCGCCATCCTCGGTCTCGCCCAGTTGCATTCACCGACCCGCGAGCACAATCCGAGCAAACCGCAGCCGCCGAACCCCGAGCCGGACAACATCACCGCCCTCGATCTGCTGCGGCGCCAGTTCGGCGAGGAGGTCCGCCGGGTCCCCCATCGCCTCGATGTGGCCATCTCCGGAGTACGTGCCCTGGCACATCCGCGCCGCGCCTTGAGTTCTGCGTTGCGCTACGGGCGGTCGGTGCCCCGGGTTGCGGGGCTGGCGAGTCCACCCGGTTCCCCGCTACTCGCGCACCGCAGCCTGTCGTGGCGGTTCAGCGCATTCGAGGTTCCCTTCGCCGATCTGAAGGCGGCCGCCGCGGCCACCAAGGCGTCCATCAACGACGTCTATCTGGCCGGGCTGATCGGCGGCTTCCGGCTGTATCACGAGAAGATGGGCGCTCCGGTGGACGCGATCCCTGTCGCGATCCCCATCTCGGTGCGCCGGCCCGAGGACCCCGCCGGCGGAAACCGGATCGCGGTGGGCCGCCTGTCCGGGCCGGTCGCCATCGCCGACCCGTTCGAACGTGTGCTGACCATCCGGGAACAGGTGCGCGTCGCCCGCCACGAACCCGCGGTTGACCTGTTCAACACCCTAGGCTCGGTGATGGCCTGGCTACCCGGATCGCTGCTCATGCAGTTCAGCGGGACCACCAGCCAGAACGATCTGCAGGCCAGCAACGTCCCCGGAATCCCCTGGGACACCTACGTTGCCGGCGCCAAGGTGGAACGGATGTTCCCGTTCGGACCGCTACCCGGTTGCGCGATGATGGCGACGATGATCACCCACAACGGCACCGCCTGCCTGGGCCTGAACTCCGACGGCGCCGCCATCACCGACCTCGAGTTGTTCGCCGACTGCCTCGTGGCCGGGTTTGGTGAGGTGCTCGCGCTGGCCGCCGACGACGACCTCGCGGCGGGGGTGCTACGTCGCGTGGTGTGA
- a CDS encoding alpha/beta fold hydrolase → MTPKRSPLVLLHGVVGSGRVWQDVVPQLSEHHNVHTPTLLGHHGGPPIRRRPIRVSDVVDAAERYLDEHDLARPHLAGYSLGGWVAIELARRGRAASVCAFSPAGFWWNRGAHERTVRQIRRSRTLARVSRPIAPLGVRSATVRRLGLRAIACHGDRLTAARVREMIDYSIDCPFMDDYAPVEQAEPMDPLPCPITLAWAQCDRLVPAATYGRTARERLPGAQWVLLPGVGHIPMIDDPDLVVRAIGAVTGGPA, encoded by the coding sequence GTGACACCGAAGAGATCGCCCCTGGTCCTGCTGCATGGCGTAGTCGGCTCGGGCCGCGTCTGGCAGGACGTCGTTCCGCAGTTGTCCGAACATCACAATGTCCACACGCCAACACTTCTCGGGCACCACGGCGGTCCTCCGATCCGGCGCCGTCCGATCCGCGTCAGCGACGTGGTGGACGCAGCGGAACGCTACCTGGATGAACATGATCTGGCGAGGCCGCATCTCGCCGGGTACTCGCTGGGCGGATGGGTGGCCATCGAGTTGGCACGGCGCGGGCGCGCCGCAAGCGTCTGCGCCTTCTCCCCCGCAGGCTTCTGGTGGAACCGCGGCGCCCATGAACGGACCGTTAGACAGATACGCAGGTCGCGTACGCTGGCGCGTGTCTCCCGCCCGATAGCGCCGCTCGGAGTCAGGTCGGCGACAGTCCGCCGCCTCGGTTTGCGCGCCATCGCTTGTCACGGCGATCGCCTCACCGCGGCGAGGGTCCGGGAAATGATCGACTACTCCATCGACTGCCCGTTCATGGATGACTACGCACCCGTCGAGCAGGCCGAGCCGATGGACCCGTTGCCGTGCCCGATAACTCTGGCATGGGCCCAGTGCGACCGGCTCGTTCCAGCCGCTACGTATGGCCGGACGGCACGCGAACGACTGCCCGGCGCGCAGTGGGTACTTCTGCCCGGCGTCGGACACATTCCGATGATCGACGACCCCGACCTGGTGGTCCGGGCCATCGGGGCCGTGACCGGTGGTCCAGCCTGA
- a CDS encoding HAD-IB family hydrolase: MSAFTDRMRAIRAAPTGKKVAALFDYDGTLIEGFSAAAIMRARMRSMEFGLGELADYLLIGLRGVVSEQDYAEVLAATKPTFAGKTYTEMLEFGEDLFKHETAAKLRPQMWQILRAHREMGHTIVIASSATRFQIAPIAREIEADHALATDVEVVDGVLTGRILGRPLWGPGKAAAVRALARDHEIDLGASFAYSDGNEDIPYLESVGHPAAVSPRRLLRAEAEARGWPILDLKNPTYNRAGMLARTGAFYGSFIASAAVGFTAGLVRRNPQTLVETLPTGVDVGLSLAGVHVRVLDGGEYLTSDRPCVFVFNHQSKLDLPVMINLVRSDATGVAKKEVQRVPVVGQILDQAGLVFIDRADPSRAIEQLAPAVKALREDGMSLVVAPEGTRSATPRIGPFKKGPFHIAAQAEVPVVPVVMRNTGELMWRGSQLIRPGIVEVRVLPPVETTGWRAEEMGTHAEEVRQMFVTALADWPLESFTDDSPESEQETVDE; the protein is encoded by the coding sequence ATGAGCGCATTCACCGACCGGATGCGCGCGATCCGTGCGGCGCCGACGGGCAAGAAGGTGGCCGCGCTGTTCGACTACGACGGCACCCTGATCGAGGGCTTCTCTGCCGCGGCCATCATGCGGGCGCGCATGCGCAGCATGGAGTTCGGGCTCGGCGAGCTGGCCGACTACCTGCTGATCGGGCTGCGCGGCGTGGTGTCCGAGCAGGACTACGCCGAGGTACTCGCGGCGACGAAGCCGACATTCGCCGGCAAGACCTACACCGAGATGCTGGAGTTCGGTGAGGATCTGTTCAAGCATGAGACGGCGGCCAAGCTGCGCCCGCAGATGTGGCAGATCCTGCGCGCGCACCGGGAGATGGGCCACACGATCGTGATCGCCTCGTCGGCGACCCGATTTCAGATCGCACCGATCGCCCGGGAGATCGAGGCCGACCACGCGCTGGCCACCGATGTCGAGGTCGTCGACGGTGTGCTCACCGGCAGGATTCTGGGCCGACCGCTGTGGGGGCCGGGCAAGGCGGCGGCCGTGCGGGCGTTGGCCCGCGACCACGAGATCGACCTGGGCGCGTCGTTCGCCTACAGCGACGGCAACGAGGACATCCCTTATCTGGAGTCGGTCGGCCATCCGGCCGCCGTCTCGCCCCGTCGTTTGCTGCGCGCCGAAGCCGAGGCCCGCGGGTGGCCGATCCTGGACCTGAAGAACCCCACCTACAACCGGGCCGGCATGTTGGCCCGCACCGGCGCCTTCTACGGTTCGTTCATCGCTTCTGCCGCTGTGGGTTTCACTGCGGGACTGGTGCGTCGGAACCCTCAGACACTTGTCGAGACCCTCCCGACGGGTGTCGATGTCGGGTTGTCGCTGGCCGGTGTGCACGTGCGGGTCCTCGACGGTGGCGAATACCTCACCTCGGACCGACCGTGCGTTTTCGTGTTCAACCACCAGTCCAAACTCGACCTACCGGTGATGATCAACCTCGTCCGATCGGATGCGACGGGGGTGGCCAAGAAGGAAGTCCAGCGTGTGCCCGTGGTGGGTCAGATCCTCGATCAGGCCGGACTGGTGTTCATCGACCGCGCCGACCCGAGCCGGGCGATCGAACAGCTGGCGCCGGCGGTGAAAGCACTCCGTGAGGACGGGATGTCGCTGGTGGTGGCGCCCGAGGGGACACGGTCCGCGACGCCCCGGATCGGACCGTTCAAGAAGGGACCGTTCCACATCGCCGCGCAAGCGGAAGTACCGGTGGTCCCGGTGGTGATGCGTAACACCGGCGAATTGATGTGGCGCGGTTCGCAGTTGATCCGACCGGGAATCGTGGAGGTGCGGGTGCTGCCGCCGGTCGAGACAACCGGGTGGCGGGCCGAGGAGATGGGCACCCACGCCGAGGAGGTACGGCAGATGTTCGTGACCGCGCTCGCCGATTGGCCACTCGAGTCGTTCACCGACGATTCCCCGGAGTCCGAACAGGAGACAGTAGATGAGTGA